One genomic window of Acidimicrobiia bacterium includes the following:
- the xseB gene encoding exodeoxyribonuclease VII small subunit → MIRLEQIVAELQKEDVPLEKAFDLWEEGQRLHAHCKAILEGLKKRLEATLAARTGEEDEE, encoded by the coding sequence ATGATTCGCCTCGAGCAAATAGTGGCCGAACTCCAAAAAGAGGATGTCCCCTTGGAAAAGGCTTTTGACTTATGGGAAGAGGGGCAGCGGCTTCACGCCCACTGTAAAGCGATTCTCGAAGGACTGAAGAAGCGTCTTGAAGCGACTCTCGCTGCCCGAACCGGCGAAGAAGATGAGGAGTGA